From one Bacillus solimangrovi genomic stretch:
- a CDS encoding flagellar basal body rod protein: MKKFGLLVVGVIAGMVLLSNIGPMAILGVMLAITYYSFKRFLKAESIFAKILWATIGLAVLTGVVSNAPAVLGIVAAYLLYVVYKKWNEDKVIMEEEVNDPFVNFEKQWAELKKQY, encoded by the coding sequence ATGAAAAAATTTGGTTTATTAGTTGTCGGAGTAATTGCTGGAATGGTATTACTTTCAAACATTGGACCTATGGCAATTCTTGGTGTTATGTTGGCTATCACGTATTACTCATTCAAAAGATTTTTGAAGGCAGAATCGATTTTTGCAAAAATCCTATGGGCAACAATTGGTCTTGCAGTTCTAACTGGAGTGGTATCTAATGCACCTGCCGTTCTAGGGATTGTAGCAGCATACTTACTTTATGTTGTGTATAAAAAATGGAATGAAGATAAGGTGATAATGGAAGAAGAGGTTAATGATCCATTTGTGAATTTCGAAAAACAATGGGCAGAATTGAAAAAACAATATTAA
- a CDS encoding polyphosphate kinase 2 family protein: MEKRLDMVDLTKEISSKKEYKKQLKYLQFEMLKLQQTLLFNEIPAIFVFEGWDAAGKGGAIKRLTQRLDPRGYKVYPISAPTHEEKQQHYLQRFWTKLPSYGEIVLFDRSWYGRVLVERVEEFATPNEWRRSYSELNHFEKMLSDEGFIIGKFWFEISKEEQLERFRERQKDPLKRWKITEEDWRNRQKWDEYVEAVNDMFAHTDSDYAPWTIIEGNDKQFARVKTLEVMVETIRDYLRKRGIRTITEKEF; encoded by the coding sequence ATGGAGAAGCGCCTAGACATGGTAGATTTAACGAAAGAAATAAGTTCGAAAAAAGAATACAAGAAACAGTTAAAGTATTTGCAGTTTGAGATGTTAAAGCTACAACAGACGTTATTATTTAATGAAATTCCGGCGATATTTGTGTTTGAAGGATGGGATGCTGCAGGTAAAGGTGGAGCAATTAAGAGACTTACACAACGGCTCGATCCACGGGGCTATAAGGTTTATCCGATCAGTGCGCCAACTCATGAAGAGAAGCAACAGCATTACTTACAGCGTTTTTGGACGAAACTGCCTAGTTACGGAGAAATAGTTTTGTTTGACCGTTCTTGGTATGGCCGAGTTCTTGTTGAACGAGTTGAGGAATTTGCAACTCCTAATGAATGGAGACGTTCCTATAGTGAGTTGAATCATTTTGAAAAGATGCTTTCAGATGAAGGATTTATTATCGGTAAGTTTTGGTTTGAAATAAGTAAGGAAGAGCAGTTGGAACGGTTTAGGGAACGTCAAAAGGATCCTTTAAAACGTTGGAAAATCACTGAAGAGGATTGGAGAAACCGTCAAAAGTGGGATGAATATGTAGAGGCGGTTAATGATATGTTCGCTCATACAGATTCAGATTATGCACCATGGACGATTATTGAAGGAAATGATAAACAATTTGCAAGAGTGAAGACACTCGAGGTGATGGTAGAAACTATTCGAGATTATTTGAGGAAACGTGGGATTCGTACGATAACGGAAAAGGAATTTTAA
- a CDS encoding acyl-CoA dehydrogenase family protein, producing MPVTMKSHYSFDQFIRVRDSLDYANNPFLIEVLKSFSEEDLDKHADDIYNFSHKVSTKWKRFVESNARVENHPQLRQYDAYNHRIDEIVRPYEMQVIEQEVSNEKLFSKHTSSEIQAVKRFLLHHNGEAGTMCALACTDGLVAILRQFEDELSTELERILLHCTEGIDGEVALGAQFMSEIQGGSNIPANVLEAVQEGNHYQLYGNKFFCSAAHTDYSVVTARVKDTEYVTTFIVPTWKNSDDKAQKRRNGHVVNRLKWKLGTCELPSGEINYEGAIAYPIGPIEKGVANAVAIVLTRSRLDIAFASSAFLMRASREASLYAHFRDVFDRKIDEFPMAKAQLVKLEDAAKRTTATAFHIYKQYTHINQLIEKGEMSQEIQLKHFQIRELILLQKVFAAEEAVDQLRVAISIFGGHGAIEDFTSIPRLYRDAMVNELWEGPRNVLLAQVYRDLYKRKDTFTPSVFVQELLPNIDAQEKQAFISRLSQLLGSQLYGPPTDENIKAAEEWELLMRELFRTYQEQILKQYPEKSLLPEQILDKVNVR from the coding sequence ATGCCTGTAACGATGAAATCTCATTATTCCTTTGATCAGTTTATTCGTGTGCGAGATTCATTAGATTATGCTAACAATCCATTTTTGATTGAAGTATTAAAGTCTTTTTCAGAAGAAGACTTGGATAAACATGCTGACGATATTTATAATTTTTCTCATAAGGTTTCAACAAAATGGAAACGGTTTGTTGAATCGAATGCTAGAGTAGAGAATCATCCACAACTTAGGCAGTATGATGCATATAACCATCGAATTGATGAAATTGTTCGTCCGTATGAAATGCAAGTAATCGAACAAGAAGTTTCGAATGAGAAGTTATTTTCTAAACATACTTCTAGTGAAATTCAAGCAGTAAAGCGTTTTTTACTTCATCATAATGGTGAAGCGGGAACGATGTGTGCTCTAGCTTGTACTGATGGATTAGTTGCAATCTTAAGGCAATTTGAAGACGAATTAAGCACTGAACTAGAACGGATTTTACTACACTGTACAGAAGGAATTGATGGAGAAGTAGCTTTAGGTGCACAATTTATGTCAGAAATACAAGGTGGATCAAACATACCAGCTAATGTGTTAGAAGCTGTGCAAGAAGGCAATCATTATCAATTATATGGAAATAAATTCTTTTGTTCAGCTGCACATACTGATTATTCAGTAGTAACGGCACGAGTTAAAGATACAGAGTATGTGACGACCTTTATTGTTCCAACTTGGAAAAACAGTGATGACAAAGCTCAGAAACGTCGTAATGGGCATGTGGTTAATCGCTTAAAATGGAAGCTTGGAACATGTGAGCTACCTTCAGGAGAAATTAATTATGAAGGGGCAATCGCTTATCCGATTGGACCGATTGAAAAAGGAGTAGCCAATGCTGTAGCAATCGTACTTACCCGATCGCGATTGGATATTGCATTTGCTAGTTCGGCATTTTTGATGAGAGCTAGTAGAGAAGCTTCATTATATGCTCATTTTCGAGATGTATTTGATCGGAAAATTGATGAGTTTCCAATGGCTAAGGCACAATTGGTAAAGTTAGAAGATGCAGCTAAGCGAACAACTGCAACCGCATTCCATATATATAAGCAATATACACATATAAATCAATTAATTGAAAAAGGTGAAATGAGTCAAGAAATACAATTAAAACATTTTCAAATTCGAGAATTGATTCTTTTACAGAAGGTTTTTGCAGCAGAAGAGGCTGTTGACCAGCTTCGTGTAGCCATATCTATCTTTGGTGGACATGGTGCAATTGAAGATTTCACATCAATCCCAAGGTTATATCGTGATGCGATGGTTAATGAATTATGGGAAGGACCACGTAATGTATTGCTTGCACAAGTGTATCGTGATTTATATAAACGGAAAGATACATTTACTCCATCTGTCTTCGTTCAAGAGCTACTACCGAATATAGATGCACAAGAAAAGCAAGCATTTATAAGTAGACTATCCCAATTATTGGGCAGTCAGTTATACGGACCTCCAACAGATGAGAATATAAAAGCAGCTGAAGAATGGGAATTATTGATGAGAGAACTATTTCGAACATATCAGGAGCAAATACTTAAACAATATCCTGAAAAATCACTACTTCCTGAACAGATTTTAGATAAGGTGAACGTACGATAA
- a CDS encoding SDR family NAD(P)-dependent oxidoreductase: MKKALVLGATGGMGSAIVEELAKREVEVVAFARSEKKLNNWFANFDSVTPYVGDVFDQASLSKAAEDVDIIFHAINIPYQDWEEKQPKLMQNIIEIAQQKGAKLAIVDNIYAYGRSEGLLVKESKQKNPHTKKGKIRLQLEEMIKNSSVLFFIAHFPDFYGPRAENTLVHYTLQSIVDNKRAMFVGNQQIAREYMYTPDGARAMVDLAERDDVFGQNWNISGSGVITGEEVVRIASEHMRYKKKVLTVKKSHVRLLGIVDKFMREYVEMFYLNEQPVVLDGEKYEMKVGSLKKTPYKQGIENTLRYMVSQ; this comes from the coding sequence ATGAAAAAGGCGTTAGTGTTAGGTGCAACTGGTGGAATGGGTAGTGCAATTGTAGAGGAGTTAGCAAAGAGAGAAGTTGAAGTCGTTGCGTTTGCTCGAAGTGAAAAGAAACTTAATAATTGGTTTGCTAATTTCGATAGTGTAACCCCTTATGTTGGAGATGTTTTTGATCAAGCAAGTTTAAGTAAGGCTGCTGAAGATGTTGATATTATCTTTCATGCAATTAATATACCTTACCAAGATTGGGAAGAGAAGCAACCTAAGTTAATGCAAAATATTATAGAAATCGCACAACAGAAGGGTGCTAAACTTGCAATTGTAGATAATATTTATGCGTATGGCAGAAGTGAAGGTTTACTAGTTAAAGAATCAAAACAAAAAAATCCACATACGAAAAAGGGTAAAATCCGTTTGCAGTTGGAGGAGATGATTAAGAATTCGAGTGTGTTATTCTTCATAGCTCATTTTCCAGATTTTTATGGACCTCGTGCAGAAAATACACTGGTACACTATACGTTGCAATCAATTGTGGATAACAAACGTGCTATGTTCGTTGGCAATCAACAAATTGCTCGAGAATATATGTATACTCCAGATGGTGCTAGGGCAATGGTTGATTTGGCAGAACGAGATGATGTATTCGGTCAAAATTGGAACATATCAGGTAGTGGAGTAATCACAGGTGAAGAGGTCGTTCGAATCGCTTCTGAGCATATGCGGTATAAGAAGAAAGTACTAACGGTTAAGAAAAGCCATGTGCGTTTATTAGGGATTGTGGATAAATTTATGCGTGAATATGTAGAGATGTTTTATTTGAATGAACAACCTGTTGTATTAGATGGAGAAAAATATGAGATGAAAGTTGGTTCTCTGAAAAAGACGCCATATAAGCAGGGGATTGAGAATACGTTACGATATATGGTGAGTCAATGA
- a CDS encoding TetR/AcrR family transcriptional regulator — translation MSPRKAVDQELTRDMIMDVARELFVHEGYQHVSMRKIAKQLDYSHGAIYYHFKNKAELFFALVQKDFALLDKELERILKQSISSQQKLKEVLLGFIRFGLNHQSQYEIMFMTKDEEVQNYLNEGPNRSYEKFAQSVYKLCDHNISVKEIWSVFLSIHGFVAHYCRSGQSYDEVQTLAESHVELLLRAL, via the coding sequence ATGTCACCGAGAAAAGCTGTCGATCAAGAGTTAACAAGAGATATGATTATGGATGTGGCACGAGAGCTATTTGTGCATGAAGGATACCAGCATGTTTCAATGAGAAAGATTGCAAAGCAATTAGACTATAGTCACGGGGCGATTTATTATCATTTTAAAAATAAGGCTGAATTATTTTTTGCTCTTGTGCAAAAAGACTTTGCATTATTAGATAAAGAATTAGAGCGTATCTTAAAGCAATCAATTTCTTCACAACAGAAGTTAAAAGAAGTATTGCTTGGATTTATTCGTTTTGGATTGAATCATCAAAGTCAATATGAAATTATGTTTATGACGAAAGATGAAGAGGTACAAAACTATTTGAACGAAGGGCCTAATAGGAGTTATGAGAAATTTGCTCAATCTGTCTACAAACTGTGTGATCATAACATTTCAGTTAAGGAGATATGGTCTGTATTTTTATCAATACATGGCTTTGTTGCACACTATTGTCGGAGTGGGCAATCATATGATGAAGTACAAACACTTGCAGAATCACACGTTGAGTTACTCTTGAGAGCACTATGA
- a CDS encoding AIM24 family protein: protein MSKYSIEQFIKQTRQEDKGEGFFELETPRMLEVNLTGQVWAKMGSMISYNGRIKFEREGILEHGLGKMFKKALTGEGAQLMKANGNGKLYLADQGKKISILDLNDEAIFVNGNDLLAFEDGIEWDIKLMKRIAGMMSGGLFNVRLEGRGMIAITSHYEPLTLLVTPDNPVITDPNATVAWSGNLEPEFQTDVTLKSFFGRGSGESVQMKFSGHGFVVVQPFEEVYYSQSNNS, encoded by the coding sequence GTGAGTAAATATTCGATTGAACAATTTATTAAACAGACAAGGCAAGAAGACAAAGGTGAAGGTTTTTTTGAATTAGAAACACCACGGATGTTAGAGGTTAATCTAACTGGTCAAGTATGGGCGAAAATGGGGTCAATGATTTCTTATAATGGCAGAATTAAGTTTGAACGCGAAGGTATTTTAGAACATGGTTTAGGGAAAATGTTCAAAAAGGCGTTAACTGGTGAAGGCGCACAGTTAATGAAAGCGAATGGAAATGGTAAGTTGTACTTAGCGGACCAAGGTAAAAAAATTAGCATTCTTGACCTTAATGATGAAGCCATCTTTGTAAATGGTAATGACCTGCTAGCGTTTGAAGATGGAATTGAGTGGGATATTAAACTTATGAAACGTATTGCGGGTATGATGTCAGGAGGACTATTTAATGTTCGCCTTGAGGGAAGAGGGATGATCGCGATTACGTCTCATTATGAACCACTAACATTACTCGTCACCCCAGATAATCCGGTTATAACTGACCCGAATGCAACGGTTGCGTGGTCAGGAAACTTAGAGCCAGAATTTCAAACTGATGTAACGTTAAAGAGTTTCTTCGGACGTGGAAGTGGTGAATCTGTTCAAATGAAATTTTCAGGACATGGATTTGTAGTTGTTCAGCCATTTGAGGAAGTATATTATTCACAATCAAATAATTCATAA